The following are encoded in a window of Arthrobacter antioxidans genomic DNA:
- the mmsA gene encoding multiple monosaccharide ABC transporter ATP-binding protein, producing MVENILRMHRITKTFPGVKALQDVDLDVARGEVHAICGENGAGKSTLMKVLSGVYPHGTYEGDIEFEDAVVEFRDIRDSERAGVVIIHQELALSPFLSVAENIFLGNEREKRGFIDWNETNVEAGKLLRRVGLDLNPVVRAGDIGVGKQQLVEIAKALSKNVKLLILDEPTAALNDEDSRHLLGLVKGLRAEGITCIIISHKLNEIREIADSVTILRDGRTIETLSLHDGSVSEERIIRGMVGRDMESRYPDRMPVIGEEVLRVEDWTVRHPQESSRVIVDAANLSVRAGEVVGIAGLMGAGRTELAMSIFGRSYGSHITGTLYKNGSPITARTVGEAIRHGIAYATEDRKRYGLNLIDDIKRNISGAALGKLAKRGWVDSGREAVVAGDYRRSMNIKAPSVTSITGKLSGGNQQKVVLSKWMFSDPDVLILDEPTRGIDVGAKYEIYTIINRLAAEGKAIIVISSELPELLGICDRIYTLAEGRITAEVPIDQATPELLMQHMTKEKD from the coding sequence ATGGTGGAGAACATCCTCAGGATGCACCGCATCACCAAGACCTTCCCGGGCGTGAAGGCACTGCAGGACGTCGACCTGGACGTCGCGCGCGGAGAAGTCCACGCGATCTGCGGGGAGAACGGGGCCGGGAAATCGACCCTCATGAAAGTACTGTCCGGGGTCTACCCGCACGGCACGTACGAGGGTGACATCGAGTTCGAGGACGCCGTCGTGGAGTTCAGGGACATCCGCGACAGCGAACGCGCCGGCGTCGTCATCATCCACCAGGAACTCGCCCTCTCCCCCTTCCTGTCCGTCGCCGAGAACATCTTCCTCGGCAACGAACGCGAGAAGCGCGGCTTCATCGACTGGAACGAGACCAACGTGGAGGCGGGAAAGCTCCTGCGCCGTGTGGGCCTCGACCTGAACCCCGTGGTCAGGGCCGGCGACATCGGTGTGGGCAAGCAGCAGCTCGTCGAGATCGCCAAGGCGCTGTCGAAGAACGTCAAGCTGCTCATCCTCGACGAACCCACGGCGGCGCTCAACGACGAGGACTCCCGGCACCTCCTCGGGCTCGTCAAGGGGCTCCGGGCCGAGGGCATCACCTGCATCATCATCAGTCACAAGCTCAACGAGATCCGCGAGATCGCCGACTCCGTGACCATCCTCCGCGACGGGCGCACCATCGAGACGCTCAGCCTGCATGACGGCTCCGTTTCCGAGGAGCGGATCATCCGGGGCATGGTCGGGCGTGACATGGAGAGCCGCTACCCGGACCGCATGCCGGTCATCGGCGAGGAGGTCCTCCGCGTCGAGGACTGGACGGTGCGCCACCCCCAGGAGAGCAGCCGGGTGATCGTCGACGCAGCGAACCTCTCCGTCCGTGCCGGCGAGGTGGTCGGCATCGCGGGCCTCATGGGCGCGGGGCGCACAGAGCTGGCCATGAGCATCTTCGGCAGGAGCTACGGCTCCCACATCACGGGCACGCTCTACAAGAACGGTTCGCCGATCACCGCGCGCACGGTCGGGGAGGCGATCCGGCACGGCATCGCGTATGCAACGGAGGACCGGAAACGGTACGGCCTGAACCTGATCGACGACATCAAGCGCAACATCTCCGGCGCCGCCCTGGGAAAGCTCGCGAAGCGCGGCTGGGTGGACAGCGGCAGGGAGGCCGTCGTCGCCGGCGACTACCGGCGGTCCATGAACATCAAGGCGCCGTCCGTCACCTCCATCACCGGCAAGCTTTCCGGTGGCAACCAGCAGAAGGTGGTGCTCTCCAAGTGGATGTTCTCGGACCCCGACGTCCTCATCCTCGACGAGCCCACCCGCGGGATCGACGTCGGCGCGAAGTACGAGATCTACACGATCATCAACCGCCTGGCCGCCGAGGGGAAGGCGATCATCGTCATCTCCTCCGAACTCCCCGAGCTCCTCGGCATCTGCGACCGCATCTACACCCTCGCGGAGGGGCGCATCACCGCCGAGGTGCCCATCGACCAGGCGACACCGGAACTCCTCATGCAACACATGACCAAGGAAAAGGACTGA